The following are encoded in a window of Nakamurella sp. A5-74 genomic DNA:
- a CDS encoding sugar ABC transporter permease, translating into MTSVTTEATSSPPTERAPAPDKNRGTSGFARFGMALPWLLPAIVLIAAVVLYPAVLMVYNAFRKFSKYGFEQGAAGWNNFETALTFPGVPVARIMLNTVVWVVVVVIATLLISLGLAQFLNKTFPGRKIVRLAIVIPWAASVVMTSSVFLNALDPNYGLFSDILHRLGLLDSGTALTQDPTTAFWLAVVVAVFVSLPFTTYTLLAGLQAVPGDVLEAAHVDGASAGQRYRQIVLPIIRPAIAVAALVNIINVFNSLPVLQILNRTPGYNEGLTTTPLVFAYKSSLGPGVSSALSVINLLFCIVIIAIYLITVRPTREQ; encoded by the coding sequence GTGACGTCGGTAACGACAGAAGCGACATCCAGCCCCCCGACCGAGCGGGCCCCTGCACCCGACAAGAACCGCGGCACCAGCGGGTTTGCCCGCTTCGGGATGGCGCTGCCCTGGCTGCTCCCGGCGATCGTGCTGATCGCCGCCGTGGTGCTCTATCCGGCCGTGCTCATGGTCTACAACGCCTTCCGGAAGTTCTCCAAGTACGGCTTCGAGCAGGGTGCTGCCGGTTGGAACAACTTCGAGACCGCTCTCACTTTCCCCGGCGTGCCGGTCGCCCGCATCATGCTCAACACCGTCGTCTGGGTCGTGGTCGTCGTGATCGCCACCCTGCTGATCTCGCTGGGCCTGGCACAGTTCCTCAACAAGACCTTTCCCGGCCGCAAGATCGTCCGGCTCGCGATCGTCATCCCATGGGCCGCATCGGTTGTCATGACGAGCTCGGTGTTCCTCAACGCTCTCGATCCGAACTACGGCCTGTTCAGCGACATCCTGCATCGGCTCGGGCTGCTGGACTCCGGCACTGCGCTCACTCAGGACCCGACCACGGCGTTCTGGCTCGCCGTCGTGGTCGCCGTGTTCGTCTCCCTGCCGTTCACCACGTACACACTGCTGGCCGGACTTCAGGCCGTCCCCGGCGACGTGCTGGAAGCCGCGCACGTCGACGGCGCGTCCGCCGGACAGCGCTACCGCCAGATCGTGCTGCCGATCATCCGGCCGGCGATCGCGGTGGCCGCCCTGGTCAACATCATCAATGTCTTCAACTCGCTGCCGGTGCTGCAGATCCTCAACCGGACCCCCGGCTACAACGAAGGCCTGACCACCACCCCGCTCGTCTTCGCCTACAAGAGCAGCCTCGGTCCCGGCGTCTCATCCGCGCTCTCGGTGATCAACCTGCTGTTCTGCATCGTCATCATCGCGATCTACCTGATCACCGTCCGCCCCACCAGGGAGCAGTGA